The sequence CCGCACTGGGCGCGGACGCCGGCCGCCTTGCCCGTGGCTACCTCTCGGAGACCTTGCTGATCGGCGGGTTGGCGGCCGGGCTCGGGATCGGCATCGCGGCGGTGGCGGTCCGCGTCCTCCGGCTGCGCGCGCCCGTGAATGTGCCACGCCTTTCGGAGGTGGGTCTCGACCCGGCGGTGGTCGGAGTCGCGTTGGCCGCGGCCCTCCTCGCCGCTGTGCTGCTGGCGCTGATCCCGATGCTGCGGCGCCGGGGCGACCTGGGCCTCGATCTGAAGGAGCGGGCGGGTCGAACGACGGCGGGACGGGACCGCCTCCGGGGTCGCAACGTCCTGGTCGCGGCGCAGGTGGCCCTCGCGCTGATCCTCCTGATCGCCTCCGGGCTCCTGTTCCGGACATTCCAGGAGCTGCGGGCGGTGGACCTCGGTTTCTCCGAGCGGGAGGGACTCACGTTCGACATCGGGCTTCCGGGCTTGCGCTACGGAACCCGCGCGCACGCGGCGTCGTTCCACCGAGATCTGCTTGCGCGAATCGGCAGCCTGCCGGGCGTCGAGGTGGCGGCCGCCATCGGCCAGTGCCTTCCCCTGACCGGCCACATGTGCTGGGGCGAGATCATGGAGGCCGAGGGATTCCCGACGCCGGAGGGCCAGGTCCCGCCCGTGATCGGTGCCCGGGTCGCAACGACGGAATACTTCCGCGCCCTGGGCATCCCCGTACGGGGCCGGACCTTCACCTCCGCGGACGAGGCGGAGGGCGGAGAGTGGGTCGCGATCCTGAGCGAGGCCGGCGCGAGCGCCTACTTCCCGGGGACGGACGCGCTGGGCCGGCGGATCCGGTTCGACGGCGAGGGCAGTCCGTGGTACAGGGTGGTCGGAATCGCGTCCGACGTGCGCGGTCGCGTGGCGACGGAGGAATTCACCCGCACGATCTATCTCCCCCTGCGACCTGACGTGGAGGACGGCCCGCCGCCGCACACGGTGGCCTACGTCGTCTCGACCTCCATCCTCCCGGGCGGCATTGCCGGCGGCGTGCGCCGGGCCGTGGCCGATCTCGATCCGACGATTCCGCTAGCGAACGTGAGGACGGTGGAAGAGTTGATCGCGGCCGCGACGGCGCCGACGGCCTTCGCCCTCGTCCTCATCGGCCTGGCCGCGGCCATCGCGCTGCTGCTCGGCGCCGTGGGGGTCTACGCCGTCGTGGCGTACGCGGTGAGCCGGCGTACCGTGGAGATCGGCGTCCGGATGGCCCTCGGCGCGGGGACGGGCGATGTCCGACGGATGGTGGTCCGGCAGGGGGGCGGCGTGGTGCTGGCGGGGGTCGCCGCCGGTCTCGCGGGAGCGCTCCTCCTGACCCGCCTCATGGAGGGCATGCTCTTTGGCGTGAGCGCGTTGGACCCGGCCAGCTACGCGCTCCTGACGGCCCTCATGCTCGGCGTGGCCGCGCCGGCGCTCTACCTGCCCGCCCGGCGGGCGTCACAGGTGAATCCGCTGGAAGCGCTGCGAAGCGAGTAGGACCAGCCGAGCTTGGCGGAGCGTGGAGCGGAGCGCACGG is a genomic window of Gemmatimonadota bacterium containing:
- a CDS encoding FtsX-like permease family protein codes for the protein VTLKESMVGDIRPTLWLLLGTVGFVLLIAVANVANLFLVRTEEGHRERALRAALGADAGRLARGYLSETLLIGGLAAGLGIGIAAVAVRVLRLRAPVNVPRLSEVGLDPAVVGVALAAALLAAVLLALIPMLRRRGDLGLDLKERAGRTTAGRDRLRGRNVLVAAQVALALILLIASGLLFRTFQELRAVDLGFSEREGLTFDIGLPGLRYGTRAHAASFHRDLLARIGSLPGVEVAAAIGQCLPLTGHMCWGEIMEAEGFPTPEGQVPPVIGARVATTEYFRALGIPVRGRTFTSADEAEGGEWVAILSEAGASAYFPGTDALGRRIRFDGEGSPWYRVVGIASDVRGRVATEEFTRTIYLPLRPDVEDGPPPHTVAYVVSTSILPGGIAGGVRRAVADLDPTIPLANVRTVEELIAAATAPTAFALVLIGLAAAIALLLGAVGVYAVVAYAVSRRTVEIGVRMALGAGTGDVRRMVVRQGGGVVLAGVAAGLAGALLLTRLMEGMLFGVSALDPASYALLTALMLGVAAPALYLPARRASQVNPLEALRSE